In Bacteroidota bacterium, a genomic segment contains:
- a CDS encoding T9SS type A sorting domain-containing protein, with protein MRRIRYLCLVLMLAMLPLEAMGQQTASKHDLNAWVPANTGIETLRVWTLNAYQDSNGDDVLAAGTDAGVYLSLDAGDTWTAAGLDTSDVSALVFSNGSLHAATLADGIFLRENSASAWTPANSGLENLRVGALSIDQNDVLLASTILGGVYRSEDNGANWALAVTSALHDPFVPALVVDANNDMFAGTDDGVLRSIDGGETWSFVNNGLGNLQVESLLLDEDALFAGTDLGMYRSFDNGMNWEAAHTNALATTNVRALVANNNNAIFAGTLGMGVFRSLDYGTTWEPLNEMLPNLDIAALAIADDGTMFAGTVGGGVYRRDAATDVSTESADVMPATFQLAGNYPNPFAGSTTIRFALPEPAEITLTLFDVTGRIVAVLENGVKPAGWHELAFDAAHLPSGVYFYALKASDFTAVRHLVLMK; from the coding sequence ATGAGACGTATTCGATACCTCTGTCTCGTTCTGATGCTCGCCATGTTACCCCTGGAAGCGATGGGGCAGCAAACAGCGAGTAAACACGACCTGAATGCCTGGGTGCCGGCCAATACCGGCATCGAGACGCTGCGTGTCTGGACTTTAAATGCTTACCAGGATAGTAACGGCGATGATGTGCTGGCTGCCGGCACCGATGCCGGGGTTTACCTTTCTCTTGATGCTGGAGATACCTGGACTGCCGCTGGTCTTGACACGTCGGATGTCAGTGCTTTGGTGTTTTCTAATGGGAGCTTGCATGCAGCAACGCTTGCAGATGGGATCTTCTTACGGGAGAACAGTGCTTCTGCGTGGACGCCCGCCAACAGTGGCTTAGAAAATTTGCGCGTGGGTGCGTTGTCCATTGATCAAAACGATGTGCTGCTTGCAAGTACCATTCTCGGAGGCGTGTACCGATCTGAAGACAATGGCGCCAACTGGGCGTTGGCTGTTACCTCAGCCCTGCACGACCCGTTTGTACCTGCGCTCGTTGTGGATGCAAATAATGATATGTTTGCAGGAACGGATGACGGTGTCTTGCGGTCGATAGACGGTGGCGAGACCTGGTCGTTTGTCAACAACGGACTCGGCAATCTTCAGGTTGAGTCGTTGCTGCTGGATGAAGACGCACTTTTTGCCGGCACTGATCTCGGAATGTATCGCTCGTTTGACAACGGGATGAACTGGGAAGCGGCACACACCAATGCTCTTGCTACCACCAACGTGCGCGCACTCGTTGCAAACAACAACAACGCGATCTTTGCCGGTACCCTGGGGATGGGCGTGTTTCGCTCGCTGGATTATGGTACAACCTGGGAGCCACTCAACGAAATGTTGCCCAATCTGGACATTGCCGCACTGGCAATAGCTGATGATGGGACCATGTTTGCCGGCACGGTTGGTGGTGGTGTATATCGCCGCGATGCCGCAACGGATGTGTCAACCGAATCCGCCGATGTCATGCCGGCGACTTTCCAGTTGGCCGGCAACTACCCGAACCCGTTTGCTGGCAGTACAACGATTCGCTTTGCTTTGCCAGAACCGGCGGAGATAACGCTCACGCTGTTCGATGTCACGGGTCGGATTGTGGCTGTACTGGAAAATGGCGTAAAGCCAGCTGGCTGGCACGAGCTGGCTTTTGATGCAGCGCATCTTCCAAGTGGCGTGTATTTCTATGCGCTAAAGGCCAGCGATTTTACCGCGGTAAGACATCTGGTACTGATGAAATAA
- a CDS encoding amino acid permease, with translation MSAPDQDLAEHTSASNGAAPASADAAQADPSASTTQIDKDLRSGEQEPVITKKFGTFSGVIRPTILTILGIMMYLREGWVVGNAGLFGALLIILAAYFITGTTALSLSSITTNIRLGAGGVFSIATQSLGLEVGGSIGIPFYLAQTLSAAMYMYGFMEGWLFIFPDHPAPIVLLCVFALIFAISFISTTLAFRIQVLVMSGIILALTSIFMGLKSAPVLHQPIFFGDFADGDFWSLFAVFFPAATGIMVGASMSGNLKEPRKSIPIGTITAWGISLLIYIALAVWYAMVATPDELRSNFSIAVDRAFWGPAVLVGILSSCFTAALSTFVASPRTLQALAHHKIAPFSSFFDKMHQGEPRNAMLVTGGFILVALLLGDLNTIARVVTVFFLMTYFVINFILLIEKQLNLVSFRPTFKVSAAVPFTGSLACLSAIIIVSPFVGLACILISIGIYIYLDRRALDNPYETLNTGLFGSIANWAARKVAVDPDATTLRSWKPDVLFPVERLTQLEGHFEMLLSVVYPQGSIQVIGFQKGKTKRALRGLQRVVQDIKQERIFASGAIIQSDNFLGGLRTSATVLRSSFFKPNILFVPIEGRSQEELEGIVEIAEENSMGLVFYAPHRDTGFGKTRQVNFWIRDQSPNWHLSFKLSNIDLPLLMVYKMAENWKTKLRVLSLVTDEKEHAAARHYLQDLMTLSRMPQGYEIHVEAGEFKTFLEKAPRADMNVFGLGGKVNKKFMESSVKYTESACLFIRDSGKESALV, from the coding sequence ATGTCTGCGCCCGATCAAGATTTGGCTGAACACACATCTGCATCCAACGGAGCTGCGCCGGCCTCCGCTGATGCAGCACAAGCAGACCCATCAGCGTCAACAACCCAGATCGACAAAGACCTCCGCAGTGGTGAGCAAGAGCCGGTAATCACCAAAAAGTTTGGTACATTTAGCGGCGTTATCCGGCCGACGATCCTCACAATTCTGGGGATCATGATGTACCTGCGCGAGGGATGGGTTGTGGGCAACGCCGGCCTTTTTGGCGCCCTGCTGATCATCCTTGCAGCTTATTTCATCACAGGCACCACGGCGCTCTCCCTCTCCTCTATCACGACAAACATTCGCCTGGGCGCCGGCGGCGTGTTTTCCATTGCCACACAGAGTCTCGGACTCGAAGTAGGCGGTAGCATCGGGATTCCGTTTTACCTGGCGCAGACGCTTTCAGCCGCCATGTACATGTACGGCTTCATGGAGGGCTGGCTTTTCATTTTCCCCGATCACCCTGCCCCCATTGTGCTGCTGTGTGTATTTGCCCTCATTTTCGCGATTTCATTTATCAGCACCACCCTGGCATTTCGCATACAGGTACTGGTGATGAGCGGCATCATCCTCGCGCTGACTTCGATTTTTATGGGCCTAAAATCTGCCCCCGTGCTACATCAACCCATTTTCTTTGGTGATTTTGCGGATGGAGATTTCTGGTCACTCTTTGCTGTTTTCTTTCCTGCAGCCACTGGCATCATGGTAGGTGCCAGTATGTCTGGTAACCTGAAGGAGCCACGGAAAAGCATCCCCATTGGCACCATTACAGCCTGGGGAATTTCGTTGCTGATTTACATCGCCCTTGCCGTGTGGTACGCGATGGTAGCAACCCCGGATGAGTTACGGTCCAACTTCTCCATCGCTGTAGATCGCGCATTTTGGGGGCCGGCGGTGCTTGTTGGGATTCTGTCGTCGTGCTTTACTGCCGCCTTGAGTACGTTTGTCGCTTCACCGCGCACACTCCAGGCACTGGCGCACCATAAAATTGCGCCCTTCTCCTCGTTCTTCGACAAAATGCACCAGGGCGAGCCGCGCAACGCCATGCTGGTAACAGGCGGCTTCATTTTGGTAGCGTTGCTGCTCGGGGACCTCAACACCATTGCCCGCGTGGTCACCGTGTTTTTCCTGATGACGTACTTTGTCATCAATTTTATTCTGCTCATCGAAAAGCAACTCAACCTGGTTAGTTTTCGACCCACGTTCAAGGTGTCTGCTGCCGTACCCTTTACAGGCAGCCTCGCCTGTCTTTCAGCCATCATCATCGTGAGCCCTTTTGTCGGCCTCGCCTGTATCCTGATAAGCATCGGCATTTACATTTACCTCGACCGACGCGCCCTCGACAATCCGTATGAGACATTGAACACCGGCCTCTTCGGCTCCATTGCAAACTGGGCGGCACGCAAGGTAGCGGTTGACCCTGATGCAACCACGCTGCGGTCCTGGAAGCCAGATGTGTTGTTTCCTGTTGAGCGCCTGACGCAGTTGGAAGGACATTTCGAAATGCTGTTATCAGTGGTTTACCCGCAAGGATCCATTCAGGTGATCGGCTTCCAAAAAGGAAAAACCAAACGCGCGCTTCGTGGCTTGCAGCGGGTTGTGCAGGACATCAAGCAAGAACGGATTTTCGCGTCTGGCGCGATTATTCAGTCGGACAATTTCTTGGGCGGTTTGCGTACTTCAGCTACGGTTTTGCGCAGTTCATTTTTCAAACCAAACATCCTGTTTGTCCCTATTGAGGGCCGGTCGCAAGAAGAGCTCGAAGGAATTGTCGAGATTGCAGAAGAAAACAGCATGGGCCTGGTATTCTATGCGCCGCACCGCGACACCGGTTTTGGCAAAACGCGTCAGGTCAACTTTTGGATACGCGACCAATCGCCAAACTGGCATTTGAGCTTCAAACTGTCCAACATCGACCTCCCCCTGCTCATGGTGTACAAAATGGCAGAAAACTGGAAAACAAAACTGCGCGTGCTGTCGCTGGTGACCGATGAAAAAGAACATGCAGCCGCCCGGCACTACCTCCAGGACCTGATGACTTTGTCCAGGATGCCCCAGGGATACGAGATTCATGTTGAGGCGGGCGAATTCAAAACATTTCTTGAAAAAGCCCCAAGAGCCGACATGAACGTTTTTGGCCTGGGTGGCAAAGTGAACAAGAAGTTCATGGAGTCATCCGTTAAATACACTGAAAGCGCTTGTCTCTTCATCAGAGATTCTGGCAAGGAAAGCGCGTTGGTATAA
- a CDS encoding tail fiber protein, which produces MVGFAFCPRGWTEADGQLLDIASHSALFSLYGTIYGGDGRTTFALPDLRSRVPVHQGAGPGLSTYFQGERGGVESVALGESQMPAHTHAVPELSSPAGTDQGLVVRTGDGATSVSTSSTGGAEAHENRPPFLTIRFCIALEGVFPSRN; this is translated from the coding sequence ATGGTTGGGTTTGCTTTTTGTCCGCGCGGCTGGACAGAAGCAGATGGTCAACTGCTTGATATCGCTTCGCACTCAGCCCTTTTTTCACTGTACGGTACCATTTACGGTGGTGACGGGAGAACTACCTTTGCGCTGCCAGATTTACGCAGCCGTGTACCCGTGCATCAAGGTGCCGGCCCAGGATTGTCCACCTACTTTCAGGGAGAAAGAGGTGGGGTAGAGTCTGTTGCGTTGGGGGAATCGCAGATGCCGGCGCACACCCATGCCGTGCCTGAACTCAGTAGTCCTGCGGGGACGGATCAAGGGCTTGTTGTCCGCACTGGGGACGGCGCAACTTCAGTGAGCACGTCGTCAACTGGCGGTGCGGAAGCCCATGAAAACAGGCCGCCGTTTCTAACCATCCGATTTTGTATAGCCCTGGAAGGCGTATTCCCTTCTAGAAACTAG